A DNA window from Camelina sativa cultivar DH55 chromosome 13, Cs, whole genome shotgun sequence contains the following coding sequences:
- the LOC104738581 gene encoding uncharacterized protein LOC104738581 codes for MGPPTEASQHLKVADLLLPKSKYWNKELIRNILPEYEQMILNLNPSFSGAPDIWAWLPSSDGTYSSKSGYIEAIKKEEPEESTPINTTLDNFNWHKQIWSLKCSPKTKLLLWKIIQNALPVGENLDYRCVNDSLKCPHCEAEESVLHMFYKCPFAKKIWDLAPFEKRLIVEEIATAKSGLESANDLRCLPPSGVGSGPLSPWILWVIWTSRNQLIFNKKRISAEDALITTIIRAREWHDAQPLSATLTKLPMSNKNPRIPQIPPNYVLCCTNASWKEDR; via the coding sequence ATGGGACCTCCTACAGAAGCCTCTCAACACCTTAAGGTGGCTGACCTCCTactaccaaaatcaaaatattggAATAAAGAGCTTATCAGAAATATCCTACCGGAATATGAGCAAATGATTCTAAATCTTAACCCAAGTTTTTCGGGAGCACCTGATATTTGGGCTTGGCTCCCCTCGAGTGACGGTACGTATTCTTCAAAATCTGGTTATATTGAGGCCATCAAAAAGGAGGAACCTGAAGAAAGCACTCCCATCAACACGACCCTGGACAATTTTAACTGGCACAAACAAATCTGGTCTCTTAAGTGCTCccccaaaacaaaattactacTATGGAAGATAATCCAGAATGCATTACCAGTTGGGGAGAACCTTGATTACCGATGTGTTAATGACTCCCTGAAATGCCCACACTGTGAAGCGGAAGAATCAGTTCTGCATATGTTCTATAAGTGTCCTTTTGCTAAGAAAATCTGGGACCTTGCACCGTTCGAGAAACGGTTGATAGTGGAGGAGATCGCAACTGCAAAGTCGGGATTGGAATCGGCAAATGACCTTCGTTGTTTACCACCCTCTGGTGTAGGAAGTGGCCCACTATCTCCCTGGATCTTATGGGTGATCTGGACATCGCGAAATCAACTTATCTTCAACAAAAAGCGGATCTCTGCAGAGGATGCACTGATCACAACTATCATCCGAGCACGCGAGTGGCATGATGCCCAACCCCTCTCTGCAACACTCACCAAGCTACCAATGTCGAATAAAAACCCCCGAATCCCACAGATCCCCCCAAATTATGTTCTTTGTTGTACGAACGCGTCTTGGAAGGAAGACAGATAG